The segment CAGGGGTTGCTCCTGCGGCAGAAATTCCTGGTATTAAACCAGTCTCAGTAAAGCCTAAAATACAAGCAAAAATAGGTGAAAAAGTTTGATAGTTATTTAACCATTTTTGACCTATTTCTTTCTGTGTATAAATACGAATCATATAGTTATTTGATAGTAATTAAACCGTAGGAGCGAATACCATTCGCCCTTATATAATTTGATAAATATTAATATAAATTTACACCTTTAAACTTGGCCATTTTAGCATTAGCAGCTTCTCCACAAGTACGAGGAGTAGGAAACAATTTACCAGGGTTAGCTAAATTATCAGGGTTAAAGACATTTCTCACCCATTGCATTGTCTCTAAATCTACCTCATTAAACATATAGGGCATATAACAATTTTTATCAGCCCCAATACCGTGTTCACCGGATAAACTGCCTCCTAATTCCACACACAATTTAAGAATTTCTCCCCCTAATTCTTCCACTTCTTCCCATTGTCCTGGAATAGAATTATCATATAAAATCAAAGGATGTAAGTTGCCATCTCCTGCATGAAAAACGTTAGCAATACGATAACCATGTTCCTTACCCAATTGGTTAATTCTTTCTAAAACATTGGCTAATTGTGTGCGAGGAACAACCCCATCTTGTACAAAATAATTAGGGCTAATATTTCCCGCCGCAGCAAAGGCCGCCTTTCTCCCTTTCCACAATTTTAAACGGGTTTCTAAATCATTGGCTGAGGTAATTTCTCGTGATCCATTTTGACGACAAATTTGAGCAACTTTTTCTTTATTTGCGGAGACTTCTATCTGTAACCCATCCAATTCTACTAATAAAATAGCCGCCGCATCTCTCGGATAACAGTTCGTTTTAACCGTATCTTCCACCGCATTAATACAGAAATTATCCATAATTTCCATCCCCGCAGGAATGATCCCTGAACTAATAATATCAGCTACTGCTTGTCCGGCTGCTTCTACACTGGTAAAATCCGCTAATAAGACACAAATTGCTTCAGGGGTTTTCAGAATCTTTAAAGTGATTTCTGTGGCAATA is part of the Crocosphaera sp. UHCC 0190 genome and harbors:
- the glcD gene encoding glycolate oxidase subunit GlcD; protein product: MLFNQILNDTDKKWKPIIKALETAIGKDGVIRRKEELLTYECDGLTSYRQRPAIVVLPRTTEEVAAAVKICHDYQIPWVARGAGTGLSGGALPVKDCVLIVTARMNQILDIDLENQRVIVQPGVINNWVTQAVSGAGFYYAPDPSSQIICSIGGNIAENSGGVHCLKYGVTTNHVLGLKLVVPDGSIIDVGGSIPEMPGYDLTGLFVGSEGTLGIATEITLKILKTPEAICVLLADFTSVEAAGQAVADIISSGIIPAGMEIMDNFCINAVEDTVKTNCYPRDAAAILLVELDGLQIEVSANKEKVAQICRQNGSREITSANDLETRLKLWKGRKAAFAAAGNISPNYFVQDGVVPRTQLANVLERINQLGKEHGYRIANVFHAGDGNLHPLILYDNSIPGQWEEVEELGGEILKLCVELGGSLSGEHGIGADKNCYMPYMFNEVDLETMQWVRNVFNPDNLANPGKLFPTPRTCGEAANAKMAKFKGVNLY